DNA sequence from the Nocardia fluminea genome:
ATCACCACCGACGCCCCCTCGGCAACGAACCGCCGAGCATGCGCCGCCCCCATCCCCCGAGCGCCACCACTGATCACCGCAACCTTGCCGGCCAACCGTCCCATGTCCGCATACCCCTTCGTTGAACTGAACCTGTTCACACCGTACGAGTACGAGCCGCCCTACTGGAGCAATTTCTGTAACAGGTTTCAATTCTAAGGAAAGACAGCACCGCCCCGCCGACCAGATCATCCGCCTGATCACCACCAATGCCCCGCCCGGCCGGGCACCCTGCGCATGATCCCGACCGCCGCGAACGGCCAACCGTCCTTCGCCGTGTACATCGACGGCGAAGCCCACTCCATCCAGATCCTCACCGTGACCCCGACGGGCATCGACCGAATCGTGGCGTTTCACGGATCCGAACGTTTCAGGCCCTTCGGCCTGGTCGACCGTCTACCGATCGCCTCGGTGCCGGGTGCACGCCGGCCAAAGGATCAGCAGGCGATATTCGCCGCCCCGGACGATTCGAACGAAATATGAACGTGGTCAAGGTGATTCTGCGTCGGGCTGCCGCGATCTTCCATATAGGACCAGCCGCCGCCGTCGTTGTAGCGCTGCTGCCAGATCACATAGGTGATTCCGAAGCGTGCTTTGTTGGCCAACACGAAATCCGCAATGGTGTTGCCCAACGCGGGATTCGGCGTCATCACGTCGAGCGCAAGCCCCGCACCGTGGTCACCGTCGTAGCGCCCGTTGGCGCCGCCGATGTCGCTGACCCCGAACATCTTCTGCAGCAGATTTCCTACCTGCGCCACATGCGGTCGAGTTCCGTTGAAGGTCGTCCCACAAAACACCTTCACCTTCTGCGCCGACAGCGCCGCCATCTCGTCATCCGCCCTGACGATCGGCCCCGGCTGCGGCGCGTCGTGCATCGGCGCGGCGGCGATCGGGTCGGGCACGATCGCCGAGGTCGACAGCGGTTCGACCGAGGCCACCGCCTCGACCTGCGCGCCCGGCCGCATCACCATCATCAACATGCCGGGAACGGTCGCCGCGAGACTGCACACGGCCAGCGGCAGGCGACTCTTGGGAGCCGACGGTTTGCGATGCGAAGCAGTCACGTTGTCTATCACCAGTCATTGTCGAGAGCAGGTCACCGTAAGATTACGAAATGGTCGCGGAAAAGTCACGCCCAGCTACGCATCAACAGTTGGACCAGCATCTATCACCCGACGCGATCCCGCAATCCCTTCGCCGCGTGTCGTTACAAAGACGGCCTGTCGCGACGATCGGCGCAGTGTTGATCACATCCCTGACACGTCGGCGGTGAGGTAGAGCTGCCGACGGCTTCACGGGCATTTCAGTGCGGTCGGAGCGCATTCCCTGGCGAGCGAGTACACCACCGCTGACCAGCGGCGCGCCGAATGTCGGTGCCCCTTGCTACTTTTCGTGTATTCGATCTCCACGAGCTCAGCGAGGACGCATGACCGCCGAAACCACCTATCTCGAACTGTCCGACGACGCGGGCTCCTCGCACAAGTTCTACGAGGTCGTAGTCACCGGAACGAACGTCAATATCCGCTACGGCCGTATCGGCGAGCAGGGCCAGTCCAAAGCGAGCGCCTTCGCCACCGAGGACAAGGCGAAGTCGGCCGCGCAGAAAAAGATCGGCGAGAAGATGCGCAAGGGCTACGCCCCCGCCGTCATGGGAGCGCGCGAGCGCCGCACCGTCACCCGCCGCAGCATCACCAGCCAGCGCTCCACCGCCAAGTCGGCCCCCGTGCTGTGGCGCTTCGATTCCGGCGCCGCCGCCTTCGGCATCTTCGTCGACGAGCAGCGCTGCTGGGTCGGCAACGAGCAGGGCGAGGTCTTCACCCTTTCCCCCGCCGGCGTCGTCACCAACAGCTACAAGCTGCCCGACGCGGTCAAGTGCATCGTCGCCGACGACTTCTGGATCTACGCGGGCTGCGACGACGGCCGCGTCTACGACCTGTCCGGCAAAGTCCCCCGCGCCGCTTACGACGTCTCCGCCGACGACGTCTACTGGCTCGACATCCACGACGGCATCCTCGCCGCCTCCGACGCCGCCGGTGGCCTCACCGTCATCGACCACGAAGAGGAATCCCTCTGGTCGGCGCGCAGCAAGGGTAACTCCGGCTGGATGGTCCGCGTCGACCCCACCGGCGTCTACCACGGCCACAGCGCCGGCGTCACCAAATACCACCTGGAAACCGGTCGCTCCCAGTGGAATTCGTCCACCCGCGGTGCGGTCCTGTTCGGCTGGCAGGAATCCGGCACCGTCTACGCGGGCACTTCCCACAATCAGGTCGAGGAGATCACCAAGCAGGGCACCGCCACCCGCACCTACCAGTGCGACGCCGCCGTCTTCTCCTGCGCCGCCTCCCCCGACGGCCGCTACGTCTTCGCCGGCGACTCCCACTCCTCGGTCTACTGCTTCGACGCCAACGGCACCCGCCTGTGGAAACTGGCCACCGGCTGCGGCTCCGCCTACTCCATGCAGTACCACGACGAAAAGCTCTATCTGGTCACCACCTCCGGCGCCCTGGCCTGCCTCGACGTCAGCGAATCCGCCATCCGCGACGCCGACCAGGGCGTCCTGCCCACCACCCGCTCGGTGAAAGCCCCCGAATTCTCCGCCGTAGCCCCCAGCACCACCCTCGAACTCACCACCGACGCAGGCACCGGCGTCATCGTCGAATGCCTCCAACACGGCGACTCCCTCCGCGTCCATGTCATCTCCCCCGGCTACGACCCCGGCTGGAACGTCCAATTCCCCCGCGACATCCGCCTAGCCGGCGCCCGCTACGTCGTCGACGCCGTCTCCGAATCCGCCCGAGGCGGCTTCTACCGAGTCCGCGGTGACATCCGCCGCCTGGGCTGACGCCCCACCGCGGCCCAACCCCGCCGCCGCGCCGAGTCCGCCACCCATCGACTGACTGTGATGTCCAGAGAGGTTGGTCAGTCGGGTGACCGGTGGCCGACTCGGTCAACACGCACGAGCGTCGCCGTCTTACCGCCAGCCGAGAACGACGGACGTCCGCCAGTCCCGGGATGGCGGCCGGGGCTGTCGGCGGGCTGCGCACTCGGACCTGGCCGGACAACGCCGAGTGTCGATGCCGCAGGTTGTGCTCGGTCTCGAGTCGCCGATGCCTCAAACCTCGCCCGCATCGGGGTTCAGCGCAGCCAGGGTGACAAAGATCGGCACCCCAGGATCCGCCGTGATCCCCCGCCCGCGCAGAAACGCATCGATCATCCCCCACACCAATTCGTGCACCCTGCCGACGAATTCTCCGGCATCCGGCTCAGCGTCACTCAGCCACAGATCAGTCAGCACGATCATCACGCCGACAATCGCCCGCGCCAGATATTCGATCCCCTCGGCATCGAGCGGAATCGAATCCGCCACCGCCCGAGCCCTTTCCGCGAACCGACCCGCCACCGTACTGGCGAGGTCGTACTGGCCCGCGGCCCCCTCACGATTCGCACTCGTCTGAGTCAGGAAGCGGAAAACATTGGGGTGGGCCAGAATTCCGACCGCATAGTCGTTCAGCGCACGATCGATCGCAGCGTTGGGTGGCTGCAACAGCAGAGTCAGGTCGGTTCCCGTCGCGGCGAATGCCGAGTCGGCGAATCGCGCGCCGATCGCCGCGTAGAGGTCACCTTTGTCGGTGAACTGCCGATACAGTCGCGGCTTCGTGATCCCGGCCTCGACCGCGAAAGCATCCATGCTCGGGCGAGGCCCGTCACGATCGAGCACCCGAATCGCGGCGTCGACGATGACATCCCGGCTCACCGGTGGAGGTCGTCGACTGGCTCGGGTCACGGTCGGAAACGATACACGTACCGCCAGTACGATCAGATGGTTCGCTGTGTCATGGCCCAACGACTCTTTACAGATCGCACCACATACCGGCAGTATCGGGTTCCATACCGGCAGTACGAACTCCCGGACATCGCATCGAAGGAGACGGTCCGTGTCGGATCCCCTGCGCCAACTCACCACAACACTCGGCGCCCCACCACCACCCGACTTCGCCACCCTCACCCCCGACGAGCTGGCCCTCCTCGACAACTACGTCCGAGCCGCCCTCGACCACCGCAAGGCAGCCCTTGACGACGCCCTCGACTCCGGCATGCGCCTCATCCCCCGCCTGGCCCGCCCCGCCGTGAAGAAGGTGCTCGGACTGTGACCGCAACCCACCACACCACCGTCGAACTGGCCAAACTGGCCCGCGTCCTCGACCGCGACCCCGCCGACCTGGCCTTCCTCGCCACCCTCCCACCCACGGCCCTCCGCGAATTCCGCGACCAGATCACCGATCTCACCGCCCGCCGCGAAGCCCGCCGCATGCAACGAGTCGGCGCCGCCGCCAAACTGGTCCCCGCCCCCATAGCCGCCAAGATCACCGAAGCCGCCTTCGGCCCCGTCCTTGCCGCCGCACTCGCCGGCTCCGTCGACCCGGCCCGCGCCGTAGCCATCGCCAGCGCCCTCTCCCCCAGTTTCCTGGCCGACGGCACCCTCACCCTCGACCCCGCCGAGCAGTCGAACTGATCGCCCAGGTCCCCGGCCCGATGGCCGCAGCCGTCGCCAGCGAATTGATCAGCCGCGGCGACTACCTGACCATGGGCAACCTCGCAGGCTCGGTCCCCGACTCGGTCCTGCGCGCAGCCCTCCCCACGCCTCCGACCTCGACATCCTCCAGGTCGGCTACTACCTCGAGGAAACCTCAGCAGCCGACCGCCTCCTCACCATCGTCACCGACCGAGTCCCCGGCGTCATCCGCGCAACCCACGACGCCGACGAATGGCCCAAAGCAATCACCCTGCTAGCCCTCCTCGGCCCCACCGAACGATCCAAACTCGCCAACGTCGTAGCCGCCCAAGACGACGAAGTTCATCGACGGCCTACTTGCCGCGGTAGAAGAAGTCGAGGCCTGGGACACCCTCCTCCCCGTAGCAGCAGGTATGGCCCGGAACCCCTACAACGTCTAGCCCAACGCCCAGCCATGCAAAACCCCACCCTCCTCACCAAAATCGCCGACCTGGCCCTAACCCAAAACCTCTGGCTCTCCCTACTCCCCCTAGCCACCCACCTCTCCCCACCCAACTCCACACCGTCGCCGCCCGAGTAGCCACCGAACCCGACGACTCCCTGACCACCCTCATAGAACAAGCCCATACCGGAAAACCACTGGCCCACCCTCCTCCCAGTAGCCCTCGCCCTCTCCACCCCAGACCGCAAACGCCTGGCCTCCCTCCGGTAATGCACCGCCCCGCCTACCTCACCGCCGCCATCGAAGCCACCGCCACCCACAACCTCTGGCCCGAAGCCCTCCCCCTCCTCAACGACCTCCCCACCACCACCCACGAAACCCTCGCGACC
Encoded proteins:
- a CDS encoding WGR domain-containing protein: MTAETTYLELSDDAGSSHKFYEVVVTGTNVNIRYGRIGEQGQSKASAFATEDKAKSAAQKKIGEKMRKGYAPAVMGARERRTVTRRSITSQRSTAKSAPVLWRFDSGAAAFGIFVDEQRCWVGNEQGEVFTLSPAGVVTNSYKLPDAVKCIVADDFWIYAGCDDGRVYDLSGKVPRAAYDVSADDVYWLDIHDGILAASDAAGGLTVIDHEEESLWSARSKGNSGWMVRVDPTGVYHGHSAGVTKYHLETGRSQWNSSTRGAVLFGWQESGTVYAGTSHNQVEEITKQGTATRTYQCDAAVFSCAASPDGRYVFAGDSHSSVYCFDANGTRLWKLATGCGSAYSMQYHDEKLYLVTTSGALACLDVSESAIRDADQGVLPTTRSVKAPEFSAVAPSTTLELTTDAGTGVIVECLQHGDSLRVHVISPGYDPGWNVQFPRDIRLAGARYVVDAVSESARGGFYRVRGDIRRLG
- a CDS encoding TetR/AcrR family transcriptional regulator → MVSWRRGSDTDRLLRCDVREFVLPVWNPILPVCGAICKESLGHDTANHLIVLAVRVSFPTVTRASRRPPPVSRDVIVDAAIRVLDRDGPRPSMDAFAVEAGITKPRLYRQFTDKGDLYAAIGARFADSAFAATGTDLTLLLQPPNAAIDRALNDYAVGILAHPNVFRFLTQTSANREGAAGQYDLASTVAGRFAERARAVADSIPLDAEGIEYLARAIVGVMIVLTDLWLSDAEPDAGEFVGRVHELVWGMIDAFLRGRGITADPGVPIFVTLAALNPDAGEV